A genomic segment from Aegilops tauschii subsp. strangulata cultivar AL8/78 chromosome 1, Aet v6.0, whole genome shotgun sequence encodes:
- the LOC120973655 gene encoding glutathione S-transferase 1-like, with the protein MVISASGRRAITKYVCRKYKPEFLRVGNQELEGSAMVDMWMEVQAHHYSPIMDAILMEVRIRPIFGQRVDESAVEGNIEKLKKVLEVYQSRLSSSRYLAGDFISLADLNHVSTMLCLGVTTYRSVLDAYPRVRAWWDGLRARPAVRKVSGLMNPSAKNF; encoded by the exons ATGGTGATTTCTGCCTCTGGG AGGCGCGCGATCACGAAATATGTATGCCGCAAATACAAGCCCGAGTTTCTCAGGGTCGGCAACCAGGAGCTGGAGGGATCAGCAATGGTGGACATGTGGATGGAGGTGCAGGCTCACCATTACAGCCCTATAATGGATGCTATCCTCATGGAGGTCAGGATCCGGCCGATCTTTGGGCAAAGAGTAGACGAGAGCGCCGTGGAGGGCAACATCGAGAAGCTAAAGAAGGTGCTGGAGGTGTACCAGTCGAGGCTGTCGAGCTCCAGGTACCTGGCTGGTGATTTCATCAGCCTCGCGGACCTCAACCATGTGTCCACCATGTTGTGCCTAGGGGTCACTACATACAGGTCAGTTCTCGACGCGTACCCACGTGTGAGGGCATGGTGGGATGGCCTGAGGGCCAGGCCGGCGGTGAGGAAGGTGTCTGGTCTAATGAATCCGTCCGCGAAGAATTTCTGA